CGGCAGGTGGATCTCGACGTAGCCCGGCTCGACCACCGCAAGCTCGGCGCCGATCAGCTCCATCGCCTGCTGCAGGCCGAAGCTGGCGCGCACCCGGTCGGCGTAGTCCGGATCGCGTGGCTGGAACTGCGGCAGTTCGGGGCGCATGGTTCGTCTCCTCGGGGTCGCCCGTTCGGTCGGGCTGCGCTATTGTAATTACGTTTACGTAAACGTAAACTAATCGTGGAAAAAATCAGGCGTCGCTGGTGCTGTTGATGTGCTTCTCGAGTTCCTCGCGCGCCGCCTCCGCACCCTCGGCATTCTTGCCGAGCAGCGCATGGCACTGCTGTTCGAGCATGTCGATCTCGAGCAGCACCGCCTCGATGTCCAGTTGCTGCTGCCGGAGTGCGGCGCGGCGCGCCGAGAGCACCGTCAGGAAGCGCTGCAGTTGGGGCGCGGAATCGCGCACGCCGCCGTACATTTCGATCAACTCGCGGATCTCGGCCAGCGACAGCCCCAGGCGCTTGCCGCGCAGGGTGAGCTTCAGGCGCGTGCGGTCGGCCTTGCTGTACACCCTGGAGCGGCCGGCGCGGGTGGGGGTCAGCAGGCCCTCGTCCTCGTAGAATCGGATGGCGCGCGGCGTGATGTCGAACTCGCGCGCGAGTTCGGTGATGGTGTAGGTTTTTTCGTCGCCCATGGCCGCCGTAATACGTCAGAATTTCAAAATGTCAGAATTTCGAAATTCTAGCTTCAAACTCCGCCAAACGCCGGTTTGGCATCAGAAACGCGGATGACCATCGATCCGGCCGCCTGCGGCAGCGCGCACGTCCCTGCCGCTCCGGGCGGCCCCAGGACAGAGAGCCCATGAACGCCCCAGACAGCATCCTGCACTATCCCTTCCCCGACCTGCCCGCCGAAGGCACCGCGGTGCGGATCGCGCCCGGCGTACGCTGGGTCCGCATGCCCCTGCCCTTCGCACTGGACCACATCAACCTGTGGCTGCTCGACGACGGCGACGCGCTGACGGCAGTCGATTCAGGCTACGGCATCGACCGCACGCGCGACGCCTGGAACCGCATCCTCGAAGCCGAATCGCGCCCGCTCGGCCGCATCGTCGTCACCCATCACCACCCCGACCACGTCGGCCTCGCCGCCTGGCTGGCCGCGCGCGACGGCGGCCGGATCCACATGACGCTGGGCGAATACCTCGGCGGCCAGGCGATCTGGCATCAGCTTCCCGGCTATTCCGTCGCCGACATGGTGGCGCAGTTCCGCGCCCACGGCCTCGCCGAGGAGCGCGCGGCGGCACTCGCCCATCGCGGCAACGCCTACCGCCACGGCATCCCGTCGATGCCGGCGAACTTCGACCGCCTGGTGGACGGAGAGCACCTGAGCATCGACGGCAGGGAATGGCGCGTCATCATCGGCTACGGCCACGCGCCCGAGCACGCCAGCCTGTACTGCGAGGCGCTCGGCATCCTGATCTCCGGCGACATGCTGCTGCCGCGCATCTCGACCAATATCAGCGTCTATGCCGCGACGCCGTACGACGATCCCCTCGGCCGCTTCCTCGACTCGATCGGGGAATTCTGCGAGTTGCCCGACGACACGCTCGTGCTACCATCGCACGGTAAACCTTTCAAGGGAATACGCGCGAGGGTGGATCAACTCGTCGAGCATCACCGCGACCGCTGCGCCGCACTATTGTCCGAATGCGGTGCGCCGCGCTGTGCGGGCGAACTGCTCGGCACGCTTTTTCCACGCGAGCTCGATACCCACCAGAGCATGTTTGCCATGGGGGAGGCCATTGCCCACCTCAACCACCTCGAAAAGCGGAGCGCGCTTCGTCGAGTGGTCGGCAGCGATGAGCTGATCCGGTACGTCCGGACAAGCTGAACCGCCCAGAACGATCGTAAAAACAGGAGTTCCCAAGAACATGGCTGCACCCACCCCCGAAACCCAGTACGCCGAACTGCCCGATCCGCAGGAAGTCGCCAAGACCTATGCCGAAGTCGCCCGCCGCGCTTCGAGCCTGATCAGCGACCACGTCCAGCGCCAGCTCAAGAAGGGCGTCGCCGCCCCGGCCGACGAACTGGGCATCGCCCAGGCGTTCATGGACATGATGGCCAAGCTGCTCGCCAATCCGTACAAGCTGGCCCAGACCCAGATGAACCTGGTGTGGGACTACTTCTCGCTGTGGCAGCACTCGATGATGCGCTTTGCCGGCATGAACGCGGCGCCCGTCGTCGCGCCGGAAAAGGGCGACAAGCGCTTCAAGGACGAGGAGTGGGAGCAGCACTTCCTGTTCGACTTCATCAAGCAGTCCTACCTGATCGCCGCGCGCCACATCCACGACACCGTGTGCTGTGTCGAGGGCATGGACGATCAGTCGCAGAAGAAGGTCAATTTCTACACCCGCCAGTACATCGACGCGCTGTCGCCGTCGAACTTCGCGCTGACCAACCCGGAAGTGTTCCGCGAGACGGTCAAGAGCCACGGCCAGAACCTGATCAAGGGCCTGAACAACCTGCTGCGCGACGTCGAGGAAGGCGGCGGCCAGTTGCGCGTGAAGATGACCGACACCTCGGCCTTCGAACTCGGCAAGAACGTCGCCACCACGCCGGGCAAGGTCGTCTTCCAGACCGACATGATGCAGTTGCTGCAATACTCGCCCAGCACCGACAAGGTGTACAAGCGCCCGATGCTGATCGTGCCGCCCTGGATCAACAAGTTCTACATCCTCGACCTGCGCGAGAAGAATTCCTACATCAAGTGGTGCGTGGACCAGGGCCACACGGTGTTCGTGATCTCCTGGGTGAACCCGGACGAGAGCCTGGCGGAGAAGACCTTCGAGTCCTACGTGCAAGAAGGCATCCTCGCCGCGCTCGACGCGATCGAGAAGCAGACCGGCGAAAAGCAGATCAACGCCGCCGGCTACTGCCTGGGCGGCACGCTGCTCGCCACCACGCTGGCCTACCTCGCCGGCAAGAAGCAGGCCGACCGCATCACCTCGGCGACCTTCTTCACCACCATGACCGATTTCTCGGAGCCGGGCGAACTGGGCGTCTTCATCGACGAGACCCAGGTTTCCAGCCTCGAGAAGAAGATGTTCGAACGCGGCTACCTCGAAGGTTCCGAGATGGCCGGCACGTTCAACATGCTGCGCTCGAACGACCTGATCTGGTCCTTCGTCGTCAATAACTACCTGATGGGCAAGGACCCGTTCCCGTTCGACCTGCTGTACTGGAACTCCGACTCCACCCGCATGCCGGCCAAGATGCACAGCTTCTACCTGCGCCGGCTGTACATGGAGAACAAGCTGGTCGAGCCGGGCGGCATCGAGATCGGCGGCGTGAAGATCGACCTCGGCAAGATCAAGGTGCCGTGCTACTTCATCTCCACGATCGAAGACCACATCGCGCCGTGGAAGAGCACCTACATCGGCGCGCGCTGCTTCGGCGGCCCCGTCCGCTTCGTGCTCGGCGGCTCCGGCCACATCGCCGGCATCGTCAATCCGCCGGCCGCCAACAAGTACGGCTACTGGATCAACCCGGCCGCCAAGCTGCCCGCCACCTCTGACGATTGGTTCAACGGCTCGCAGCAGCACGCCGGTTCGTGGTGGACCGACTGGCAGTCCTGGGTCACCGCCCACGACGGCGAGCAGGTCGAGCCGCGCGACCCGGCCAAGGGCAAGCTCAAGGTGCTGGAAGAGGCGCCGGGCTCCTTCGTCAAGATCCGCATCGACGCCAAGCAGGCCGCCTGACGGCACCCGCCCGTCAGCGCAAAGGGAAGGGGTGACCCTTCCCTTTTTTGTTGCCTCCCGCCGATGAGCTCTCCTACTCGCCTGCCCGAAGACGGCGCTCGTTCCTCCGGAGCGTGGAGCAGGGGTTTCGTGCGCCTGCGGAACGGGCCGGCCGTGCAAGGTCCGCACTGCGTCGCGTAGCGATAGGGTAGTCCGGTGAACGCTCCGCTGCACCTCGTCCTCGACACCAACACCGTGCTGGCGCTGTGGCTGTTCCGCGACCCCGGCCTGACGGCGCTGGCGGCCCTGATCGACGGCGGCGCGACGATGCTGTACAGCCGCGACGATGCGCTGGAGGAATTGCGCCGCGTGCTCGCCTATGCGCAGTTCGGCGCCGACACAGTCACCCAGGCCGGCATACTCGCCGCCTACCGCGAGCGGGTAGTGCGGCTCCCGCCCGCCGGCTTCCCGGGCACGTCCGGGCACGTGCCGCCGGCAGTGCTGCCGCCGTGTCGCGACCGCGACGACCAGAAGTTCCTCGAGATCGCCGCCCAGGCGCCCGCCACGCATCTCGTCACCCGGGACAAGGCGCTGCTCAAGCTCGCGCGTCACCGCATGGTGCGGGACCGCTTCGCCATCCTCACGCCGGAGCGTTTCGTCGCCGCAATGCCGCCAGGTATCGCAGCCCCGCGATGACGCGGCTGCCGTACCACGACGCCATCTCGCCGTCGATGAGCATCGCCGGCCGGCCGGCGAGCGACTGCACTTCGGCGACGTGCGCGTCGCGGAAGCGATAGGGTTCGGACGACAGCAGCACGCGCTCCACGCCCGCCAGCCAGGGCTCGTTCCAGCCGAAGGCCGGATACCGCGCCGCACCGGACGCGCCGCCGGCGGCATCGGGCAGCGTCTGCCAGCCCACCGCCTCCAGCATCGCCGCGATGTAGGTGTCGCGCGCCACCGTCATCCACGGTTCGCGCCAGATGAGGTAGAGCACGCGCTCCGGCGGCAGATCCGCCACGACGGCGGCGGCCTCGTCCAGCGCCGCCAGCAGGTCCGCCTCCAGCGCGGCGGCACGCGCTTCGCAGCCGAACACGGTGCCGAACAGCCGGTACAGCGCAAGGTTGTCGCGCGGCGCGCACGGGTGGGTGACGATCACGTGCGGCACGGAGGCGGCGAGTTCCTCGACCGTCTCGCGCCGGTTCTCGTCGATGTTCCCGATCAGGTGCGTCGGTGCCAGCGCGCGCACGGCGTCGAGCTTCACGTCCTTCGTGCCGCCCACCTTGGGAACGCCGTGCAGCGCCTCGCGCGGATGGATGCAGAAACCGGTGCGCCCTGCCAGCCGATCCCGCAGGCCCAGCTCGCACAACAGCTCGGTCAGCGACGGCACCAGGGAAACGATGCGCACCTCGCCGCGCGCCGGCAGGTGGCGGGTGCCGGCGGCATCGACGCCGGCGGAGCCGCCGTCCACCCCGGCCTCGCGACGAATCGGCGCCGGCCCGTCCGCCGGCGGCGTTGCCGGCGTCACGCCCCGGCCCCGCCGCGCCCACCCTGCGGAACCGGCGTTCCGCGCCTCACACCAGCGAGCGCCCCTGCACGATCGCCAGGGCGTCCTTCTCGGTGATGCGGACGGTGGCGCTCATGATGACGTGCGCGACCAGCCACTCCTGCAGGCGCTCGGCATCCTCCGCGGACAGGCGGCTGAAACGGCAGCCCACTGCCGCGCCGGCGGGGCCGGGCACCTGGTTGACGACGGTGGCGCGGCCGCGGATCTCGTCCGGCACGCCCTCGCGCTGCAGCACGACCTCGAACTCACCGTGCGGCGGCTGCGGAAAGGGGGCGGAAAAACCTTCGAGCGACAGATCGTTGAGGGCAAGGCGCCCGCTGTCGGCCAGTACCCAGAAACACGGCCGGCCATGGCGGCGCGCGACGAAGCGCTGCCGCACGCGGCGGTCCGCGTTGCCGACTTCGACCGCGGCGGTAGCGCCGTCGCCCCCGATGGATTCATCGCTCATGCTGTTTCCCGCTCCTCTTCTCCAGGCCCCGTCGCCGCGGCGCTCCCTGCCTGCCTCTGCTTACTTGCCGCGTTCCTTGCGCACGCGGGCGATGAGTTCGTCGGCCTTTTTCAGCGCCGCCTCGTGGCTGCCTGCCATCGACGCCGAAGTCAGGAACTTGCCGTCGATCGCCAGCGTGGGCACGCCCTGGATCTTCATGCCGCGGGCGAGCTGGTCGGCCCGCTGCAGCATCGAGCTGACGCCGAACGACTTGTACGCGTCCATGAACTTCTTCGGATCGGCCACCTTGCCCTGTATCCACTCGCTGATGCCGGCTTCGGTATGCAGAGGACGCTTCTCGTCCTGCACCGCGCCGAACACCTTGCCATGCAGGGCCGACAGGTCGCCGCTGACTTCGGCGGCGTAGTACAGGCGGGCCAGGCCGGCCAGTTGCTGGTTGTTCCAGATCGCCGGCACACGGCGGAAGACAACGTCCTGCGGCAGCTTCCTCACCCAGTCCTCGATGAGCGGATCGAAGTTGCGGCAGTGCGGGCAGCCATAGTGGAAGAACTCCACCACCTCGATCTTCGACGGATCATTGGTCGGCTGCGCGGGGTTCAGCACCTGGAAGGCTTCATCCTCGGCCCACGCACCGGCGACGGGCGCCGCCAGGGCGGCGAGCACGGCGAGTTGCTTCAGGGCGTCACGGCGATTCATGCGGTACTCCTTGTTTGACGGAAACTGCGGTCAGACGCGCGCCGGAGCGCAGACGTTCCCGCCGCACCGGCAAGCAATCATTGCGGATTGCCGGCGCGGCTGATGGTGGCGCTGAAGCCGGCCTCGGCCAGGCGCGCGCGCGCCGGGTTCATCTCTTCCGGGCTGGAGAAGGGGCCGATGCGCACGCGATGCACGGTACGGCCGTCGGCCAGTTGCACGCGCTGCCCGCTGGCCTCGATGCCGGCGAGCGCGAGGCGCGCCTTCAGGTTGTCGGCCTCGGCCGGATTCTCGAACGAGCCGATCTGCAGGTACAGGCGCTCCACCGGCTTGGGCTGCGCCTCCTTCACCGGCGCGACCGCCTTGTCCGACGGCTTTTCCGCGGCCCTTTCCGGTGCCGTCCGGGCCGGCGCCGGCTGCTGTTCGGACGTCGTGCCGTCGCCTTGCGGCAGGATCTTGTAGAACTCGAAGTCCTGCTTCACCACCGGCCGGTCGCCGGGCTTGCCGGGCAGCGCCGCCGGCGGCTGGTCCGCCACCGAGGCGCGCGGCGGAGCCCCGGGCGCCGCCTGGAACGGGTTCGCGCGGGTGAAATACCAGGCGGCGCCGGCCGCGATGAGGGCACCGAGGATCAGGCCGATGAAGATGCCCATCAGAGTGCCGCCGCCGCTGCGGGCGGGCGGGCGGGCGGACTTGCGGGCGGGCTTGCGATCACGACTCACGGGATTCTCCGCCACTCACATCGATTCGGGCGCCGACACGCCCAGCATCGCCAGGCCGGTGGCGAGCACGCGGCACACCGCCGCCGCCAGGGCCAGGCGGGCGAGCTTCACCGCTTCGTCCTCGACCAGCATGCGCTCGGCGTTGTACCAACTGTGGAAGTCGGCGGCGAGATCCTTCAGGTAGAAGGCGATCTGGTGCGGCGCGTAATCGGCCGCGGCGTTCTGCACCAGTTCAGGGAAGGCCGCCAGGCGGGCGCACAGCGCGAGTTCGCGCTCGTTGCGCAGCAGGCCGAGGTCGGCCGCCGCCAGTTCGCCCGGCTCCCCGCCCCACTGGTTCAGCACCGAACACACGCGGGCGTGCGCGTACTGCACGTAGTAGACCGGGTTGTCGTTGCTCTGGCTCTTGGCGAGGTCGAGGTCGAAATCCAGGTGCTGGTCGGACTT
This DNA window, taken from Thauera sp. K11, encodes the following:
- a CDS encoding thiol:disulfide interchange protein DsbA/DsbL, which produces MNRRDALKQLAVLAALAAPVAGAWAEDEAFQVLNPAQPTNDPSKIEVVEFFHYGCPHCRNFDPLIEDWVRKLPQDVVFRRVPAIWNNQQLAGLARLYYAAEVSGDLSALHGKVFGAVQDEKRPLHTEAGISEWIQGKVADPKKFMDAYKSFGVSSMLQRADQLARGMKIQGVPTLAIDGKFLTSASMAGSHEAALKKADELIARVRKERGK
- a CDS encoding SPOR domain-containing protein, with translation MSRDRKPARKSARPPARSGGGTLMGIFIGLILGALIAAGAAWYFTRANPFQAAPGAPPRASVADQPPAALPGKPGDRPVVKQDFEFYKILPQGDGTTSEQQPAPARTAPERAAEKPSDKAVAPVKEAQPKPVERLYLQIGSFENPAEADNLKARLALAGIEASGQRVQLADGRTVHRVRIGPFSSPEEMNPARARLAEAGFSATISRAGNPQ
- a CDS encoding putative toxin-antitoxin system toxin component, PIN family, translating into MNAPLHLVLDTNTVLALWLFRDPGLTALAALIDGGATMLYSRDDALEELRRVLAYAQFGADTVTQAGILAAYRERVVRLPPAGFPGTSGHVPPAVLPPCRDRDDQKFLEIAAQAPATHLVTRDKALLKLARHRMVRDRFAILTPERFVAAMPPGIAAPR
- a CDS encoding MerR family transcriptional regulator, whose protein sequence is MGDEKTYTITELAREFDITPRAIRFYEDEGLLTPTRAGRSRVYSKADRTRLKLTLRGKRLGLSLAEIRELIEMYGGVRDSAPQLQRFLTVLSARRAALRQQQLDIEAVLLEIDMLEQQCHALLGKNAEGAEAAREELEKHINSTSDA
- a CDS encoding PHA/PHB synthase family protein, with the protein product MAAPTPETQYAELPDPQEVAKTYAEVARRASSLISDHVQRQLKKGVAAPADELGIAQAFMDMMAKLLANPYKLAQTQMNLVWDYFSLWQHSMMRFAGMNAAPVVAPEKGDKRFKDEEWEQHFLFDFIKQSYLIAARHIHDTVCCVEGMDDQSQKKVNFYTRQYIDALSPSNFALTNPEVFRETVKSHGQNLIKGLNNLLRDVEEGGGQLRVKMTDTSAFELGKNVATTPGKVVFQTDMMQLLQYSPSTDKVYKRPMLIVPPWINKFYILDLREKNSYIKWCVDQGHTVFVISWVNPDESLAEKTFESYVQEGILAALDAIEKQTGEKQINAAGYCLGGTLLATTLAYLAGKKQADRITSATFFTTMTDFSEPGELGVFIDETQVSSLEKKMFERGYLEGSEMAGTFNMLRSNDLIWSFVVNNYLMGKDPFPFDLLYWNSDSTRMPAKMHSFYLRRLYMENKLVEPGGIEIGGVKIDLGKIKVPCYFISTIEDHIAPWKSTYIGARCFGGPVRFVLGGSGHIAGIVNPPAANKYGYWINPAAKLPATSDDWFNGSQQHAGSWWTDWQSWVTAHDGEQVEPRDPAKGKLKVLEEAPGSFVKIRIDAKQAA
- a CDS encoding helical backbone metal receptor, with product MRREAGVDGGSAGVDAAGTRHLPARGEVRIVSLVPSLTELLCELGLRDRLAGRTGFCIHPREALHGVPKVGGTKDVKLDAVRALAPTHLIGNIDENRRETVEELAASVPHVIVTHPCAPRDNLALYRLFGTVFGCEARAAALEADLLAALDEAAAVVADLPPERVLYLIWREPWMTVARDTYIAAMLEAVGWQTLPDAAGGASGAARYPAFGWNEPWLAGVERVLLSSEPYRFRDAHVAEVQSLAGRPAMLIDGEMASWYGSRVIAGLRYLAALRRRNAPA
- a CDS encoding MBL fold metallo-hydrolase; protein product: MNAPDSILHYPFPDLPAEGTAVRIAPGVRWVRMPLPFALDHINLWLLDDGDALTAVDSGYGIDRTRDAWNRILEAESRPLGRIVVTHHHPDHVGLAAWLAARDGGRIHMTLGEYLGGQAIWHQLPGYSVADMVAQFRAHGLAEERAAALAHRGNAYRHGIPSMPANFDRLVDGEHLSIDGREWRVIIGYGHAPEHASLYCEALGILISGDMLLPRISTNISVYAATPYDDPLGRFLDSIGEFCELPDDTLVLPSHGKPFKGIRARVDQLVEHHRDRCAALLSECGAPRCAGELLGTLFPRELDTHQSMFAMGEAIAHLNHLEKRSALRRVVGSDELIRYVRTS
- a CDS encoding PilZ domain-containing protein, with product MSDESIGGDGATAAVEVGNADRRVRQRFVARRHGRPCFWVLADSGRLALNDLSLEGFSAPFPQPPHGEFEVVLQREGVPDEIRGRATVVNQVPGPAGAAVGCRFSRLSAEDAERLQEWLVAHVIMSATVRITEKDALAIVQGRSLV